From one Melospiza melodia melodia isolate bMelMel2 chromosome 6, bMelMel2.pri, whole genome shotgun sequence genomic stretch:
- the TRAPPC6B gene encoding trafficking protein particle complex subunit 6B has product MADEALFLLLHSEMVAGLYRAAEQGEGENGRCTTKLESMGFRVGQGLIERFTKDTARFKDELDIMKFICKDFWTTVFKKQIDNLRTNHQGIYVLQDNKFRLLTQMSAGKQYLEHAPKYLAFTCGLIRGGLSNLGIKSIVTAEVSSMPACKFQVMIQKM; this is encoded by the exons ATGGCGGACGAGgcgctgttcctgctgctgcacaGCGAGATGGTGGCGGGGCTGTACCGCGCCGCCGAGCAGGGCGAAGGG GAGAACGGGCGCTGCACCACCAAGCTGGAGAGCATGGGCTTCCGCGTCGGGCAGGGGCTCATCGAGAG GTTTACAAAAGACACTGCCAGATTCAAGGATGAATTAGATATTATGAAGTTCATTTGCAAAGACTTTTGGACAACGGTATTCAAAAAACAAATAGATAACCTAAGGACTAATCACCAG ggTATTTATGTCCTTCAAGACAATAAATTCCGTCTCTTGACACAAATGTCTGCAGGAAAGCAGTATTTAGAACATGCACCAAAG TATTTAGCATTCACCTGTGGACTAATCAGAGGAGGCCTATCAAATCTGGGAATAAAGAGTATTGTAACAGCTGAAGTTTCATCAATGCCTGCAT GTAAATTTCAGGTGATGATACAGAAGATGTAG